gctccccaggtgCCGGGGTGGTGGTGCTCATGCCAACAGGTACAAGAGGGCTCCCGTGGGACATCTCCACCCATGGAAGGTCAGCAGATGGGTGACGGCCACAGCCCAGCCCACCTGGCTGCCTCgggagggagctgagctctcctctgcctcttACCTTCGTTGCCCACTTGTTGGTGACGTCCACGTAGACGTCGTAGAGGGCATCgatctcctctgctgctttgctgggctCGGAGTGCAGGGGAACCAacaccagctcctccacctctgTCAGACAGGAGGTTGtcagccccagcagccagaAAGGGAACAGGAGCCCCAAGGGACCACCCTGGGCCAAGCCCCAGTAaccagctgggaagagctgcccAAGGGAAAGGGCACGTTGGCTTTTTATGGTCTGCCTGTCCTCCAGGCCAGAATTCCCAGTGGGGAGCTGCATCCTTCTATGTGTGGTCTGGGATTTGGTGCTTGTTTCACATCAGTTTTTGGAAGCCTTAATTGTTTTGGGAAGGAGATGGGggtggcagagggatgggagggggtgtgtgtgccctggggagctgctggggagttGGAGGGGATTTCACGGGGTAGGGGATGGCATAAggggggagatgagatgagatgagatgagatgagatgagatgagatgagatgagatgagatgagatgagatgagatgagatgagatgagatgaggtGGTACACAATGGGGAGGTGGGATgtgatgggagctgctgggatgcagcagaagATGGGAGGGAGCAGGTGATGGGGTGTGGGATGTGATGGGAACACGATttggcacagagctggggagagaagaggcagcaggaggagatgggagctggTGGGAGATGGCAGCCAGCAGGCACGAGCAGGTGTCCTGGGCACCCACGGGTGGGAGGGGGACACACAGCCACGCAGGACCCCAGGgtgcaacccccctgcctgGCAGGCACAGCTCCAGGCTAAGCCCTGCGTGGAGGGGCCCCCGTGCTGGGGGGTGCCCTGCTCACGTGTGGTGGGTGAGGAGAACTTGACGATGAAGGGCTCCCTGCTGAAGGTGTCATTCCCACAGGACTCACAGCCATCATCATAGTAATAGCTCCCCAGCACAGACACCAGGTCTgacctggggagggggagagcagggcagcccctggcacCTCTCCCACTGCAGCCAGGGCCCCCAAAAGGAGCCCTCTGGGAACTGCTGGGGGTGACAGGGGGGTGACATGGCCCTGCTGGCACCCCTTACCTGTAGATGAAGACATACTGCTCCTTGTAGGTGGTCCGACCCAGGGGGATGCTGCTCAAAAATCTGTACGGGTGTGGGGATGCACTGGGGGCGAGAGGCAGAGGGTGGGAGGATGGTCCCggtgcccccagcaccccattTGCAGGCCCCCCTTGTCCTGTGCCACCAGGGTCACCTGTtgagctgctccatcagcttccTGACAGCACTCAGGTCGGCATCCCGCACCTCCTGCACCAGAGTGATGTCGTATCCCGACAGGATCTGGGGAGGcaagctcagagctgctggtggggacaCCCACGGGTGCCCAGGTTAGTCAGCAAGAGGGTCccaagagggagggagggagggagctcctctgctggtgtctgctggctgggagggacccTGGGGTGGCACCGTGCCCTCTAACACCCCTTTGtcacccacccagcagctccttgctcccaggctgctctgagagagggacctggggtgCAGCACTCATCACCCATCCTTGTTTGGGGAGCAGCAAGAGTGGGGGTGGCCTTCTGGTGtgtccccccatccccagccttAGGCTGCTCCACGGATGGAGCACGGAGAGAGGGATGgaagggtgggtgggtgggtgtcccGGGTGGGTGGATGTCCCGGGTGGGTGGGTGGAGGTGTGTTGGAGAGATTCCTGCAGACATTTGGCTGCATCCCAGAGCAGAGtgggcagggctgctcctcCCCCCCACTCACAGAGACGATGATGCCTGCGATGGTCTTGTTGGACATCTTGGTGTCCCCAAAGGCCTGGATGTTGAAGGCACTGATCTTCAGCGTGGTGCCCACCcgcagcaggagagctgcagccagcagtggcagcaccaGCCTGGAGGTCACCATCCTgcctgcagaggggcagggacaggCTCAGCCCCCTGCCCGGGAGGGGGACTTGGCACAGACGACAATGCTGACCCGGGCACTGGCCGTACTGGTTTCACTGGGAGGTGTCCATTTGCCAGTGAATCACCGGGACTCGGGGCTGgtgcccccccctcccgcctccTGCAGGGCCTCATCCTGCCCGTTCCTCCTGGTGTCAGGCAGAGGAGCCAACACCAGCTGGTGGTGACACAGAACAGTCGCTTCCTCATCCACCACGCTCAGCCCAGACCCCTCCCCTGGCTCGGGGTGTCCCCCCTTGGGGACACCAAGGTCCCCTGGCTtgttcctctcccccccctccctgggtcAGCAGCAGAGaccccacagcagctctgctgggacagaGGAAGGGGTGagaccccccagcaccccccagacCTCCTTGCCTGGCTCCAGCATCCTCACCCAGGACATTCTGCACCCCGTGTCCCCCCTCATggcccctgcctgctgctcacCTGGGACCCCCCGCAGAGGCAGTGGGATGGCTCCCACCCACGGGAATGGCACTGGGAAGCATTTCCCGTGGCTCTCAGCTCCCTGGGATAATATTTCACCAGCGGGTGGGATCTGAGCCCTGCCCAAGCTCCTGGCCGGCAGCCCCAGCAAGGTGTGCTGAGGGGACAGGCAGACACCCCAGGTTTTGGCACAGCCAGAGGACAGGCTGGCTGCCCCCAGGCTCACTTTTCCTTCTGGGGCAGCTTTCTCCTCAGATCCTCACCTTTCCCCACCTGCATCCTCGCTGTGGCTGCAGGCTCTGCCCCCTCGCAGCCCCCCCCACGTGGCTGTTCAGTAATATCACCATTTGGAGGATAAAAAGTGCCTAAAATCCCACAACCTCCCGTCCCTCCCCATCAGCTGGGGGATGCAGCAGCCCCCACAGGTTCCTGGGCAGAGGCATCATCCGTGTCCATCGCAGGGGATGCTCCGGAGCCGTGCTCAGgctgagcccagcagagcagttGGGCAAAatgaggccaggctggagggatgatggtggagaggagggggagaggggagcaggacGTACCTGTGGTGTTGTCTGAGGTCTCtaggaggggaaggagctgctcctgcattTATAGGCAGGGAGAGGCTCACCTTGCCAAGCAGTTGCCCagccaaggagcagctgaggccTCAGGCTCCAT
The sequence above is a segment of the Heliangelus exortis chromosome 17, bHelExo1.hap1, whole genome shotgun sequence genome. Coding sequences within it:
- the LOC139804084 gene encoding deoxyribonuclease-1-like isoform X2 codes for the protein MQEQLLPLLETSDNTTGRMVTSRLVLPLLAAALLLRVGTTLKISAFNIQAFGDTKMSNKTIAGIIVSILSGYDITLVQEVRDADLSAVRKLMEQLNRFLSSIPLGRTTYKEQYVFIYRSDLVSVLGSYYYDDGCESCGNDTFSREPFIVKFSSPTTQVEELVLVPLHSEPSKAAEEIDALYDVYVDVTNKWATKNILLLGDFNAGCSYVTAAQWPSIRLRSLPACRWLIPDSADTTVATTTHCPYDRIVACGTALLGDVEPGSAAAYDFQKAFHLQSKDGTPKGGPASTSALVQPLSLSVLRLWPSVTISPWK
- the LOC139804084 gene encoding deoxyribonuclease-1-like isoform X1 → MQEQLLPLLETSDNTTGRMVTSRLVLPLLAAALLLRVGTTLKISAFNIQAFGDTKMSNKTIAGIIVSILSGYDITLVQEVRDADLSAVRKLMEQLNSASPHPYRFLSSIPLGRTTYKEQYVFIYRSDLVSVLGSYYYDDGCESCGNDTFSREPFIVKFSSPTTQVEELVLVPLHSEPSKAAEEIDALYDVYVDVTNKWATKNILLLGDFNAGCSYVTAAQWPSIRLRSLPACRWLIPDSADTTVATTTHCPYDRIVACGTALLGDVEPGSAAAYDFQKAFHLQSKDGTPKGGPASTSALVQPLSLSVLRLWPSVTISPWK
- the LOC139804084 gene encoding deoxyribonuclease-1-like isoform X3 — protein: MQEQLLPLLETSDNTTGRMVTSRLVLPLLAAALLLRVGTTLKISAFNIQAFGDTKMSNKTIAGIIVSILSGYDITLVQEVRDADLSAVRKLMEQLNSASPHPYRFLSSIPLGRTTYKEQYVFIYRSDLVSVLGSYYYDDGCESCGNDTFSREPFIVKFSSPTTQVEELVLVPLHSEPSKAAEEIDALYDVYVDVTNKWATKNILLLGDFNAGCSYVTAAQWPSIRLRSLPACRWLIPDSADTTVATTTHCPYDRIVACGTALLGDVEPGSAAAYDFQKAFHLQSKDALAVSDHFPVEVTLINH
- the LOC139804084 gene encoding deoxyribonuclease-1-like isoform X4 gives rise to the protein MVTSRLVLPLLAAALLLRVGTTLKISAFNIQAFGDTKMSNKTIAGIIVSILSGYDITLVQEVRDADLSAVRKLMEQLNSASPHPYRFLSSIPLGRTTYKEQYVFIYRSDLVSVLGSYYYDDGCESCGNDTFSREPFIVKFSSPTTQVEELVLVPLHSEPSKAAEEIDALYDVYVDVTNKWATKNILLLGDFNAGCSYVTAAQWPSIRLRSLPACRWLIPDSADTTVATTTHCPYDRIVACGTALLGDVEPGSAAAYDFQKAFHLQSKDGTPKGGPASTSALVQPLSLSVLRLWPSVTISPWK